The DNA window ATGATTTCATACCCCCGTAAGCGGGCCGAACCAGCGGTGTGTAAGACACAAATGTTGGCGACCGTTCCTGAGATAATTAAATATTTTATTCCTTTTTGGCGGAGGAGAAGGTCAAGGTCCGTGGCAAAAAAAGCATCGTAAGTTCTTTTGCGAATAAAGTAATCGCTGCTCAGGGGTTTGAGTTCAGGAATAACCTGGGCGCCGGGGGTTCCTTCGACGGCATGGGCGGGCCAGATAAGAAACTCGGCGTCATCGGCCCGGTGCCAATCCTGGGTAAAGATTACGGGTACTTTCATCTTTCTGGCATTGGATACGAGGCTACGGATCTTCGGAATCGTTGGGCGCGATTCCTGAACGAAGAGCTTTCCTTTGGGGCTGGCAAAGTCTACCTGCATATCCACCACAATCAAAGCGGTAGAACGGAGGTCGAGAGAAACGTAAGGAACAATTTTAAATTCAGGAACCGAAATTTCCATTTTGAACTCCTTTTATTATTAGCCACAGAGGTCACAGCGCGGCATAGCCGTAACCAAAAGAAATCACCCCCTCCCAACCCTCCCCCCTCGAGGGGGAGGGATAGGGTGGGGGGGATTGC is part of the Deltaproteobacteria bacterium genome and encodes:
- a CDS encoding isochorismatase family cysteine hydrolase, whose translation is MEISVPEFKIVPYVSLDLRSTALIVVDMQVDFASPKGKLFVQESRPTIPKIRSLVSNARKMKVPVIFTQDWHRADDAEFLIWPAHAVEGTPGAQVIPELKPLSSDYFIRKRTYDAFFATDLDLLLRQKGIKYLIISGTVANICVLHTAGSARLRGYEIIIPLDAISALTSFDHAATLRQISFIYQGKITNSSGIKLRKK